A segment of the Devriesea agamarum genome:
CATCGAGTTTATTCTCAACCCCGATCTGATTATCGTCGGCGGTGGAATTTCCAAAAAGCACGCACGCTTCCTTCCGCTTCTCGATTTGAAGACTCCAATTGTGCCTGCGAAGTTGCGTAACGAAGCGGGTATTGTCGGCGCTGCGGCGCTCGGACGCCACGAAGCGAAAGCTGTGCGCAAAAAGAAGAAGCGTGTGAAGTAACGCTTAGCTCTGCGGAGTTCGCATCATCACAAACGCGCTTCGGCTATGCATCAGGTGTGCATAGCCGAAGCGCGTTTGTGATCAGTTGGCCTGTAAGCCGGGTTCTGTCGAGGACGGTCATCCATCTTCGATCGCCGTTGCCGACGACCTCTAGCGGCCTACCCGGGGACTCAGGCTGGCACCCTCAATCATCCCCTGTCTGACCTTGCTCCCGGTGGGGTTTACCGTGCCGGTCCCGTCACCGAAACCGCGGTGGTCTCTTACACCACCCTTTCACCCTTACCGCCGTCACCGGCGGCGGTTTACTTTCTGTGGCACTGTCCCGCGGATCACTCCGGGTGGGCGTTACCCACCACCGTGCCAGATGGAGCCCGGACTTTCCTCGGTGCGCCATTGAAAACAGCACACCGCAACCGTCCGGCCAACTGATCACTATGCAGTGTAGAGCTTTAGCCACGAACGGTGCACCTGCTGGGATTCACATCCACGCCTGGGACCGGGAATCTACACTGACGTTATGACGATCCCTGTTCCCTTTCTCGACAACCGGTATGACGATTGGCCAGACGATCATCATGAATGGGGCAGTCTCGAGGAATTCGTAGAGGCAAACGCTTGGCCCGATGGGATTCACACCATCCCTCTTGGCGACGGCCCCGCGCTGGATCTGCTGTTTAAAGACCAGCCGCTTAACGCTCCGGTCACCCCCGTGTTCTTCAATGGCGCTATCACGGGACGGGAGACCAAACATGGGCCATTCTTCTCGGGGCGAGGTTTAGCCGCGACTGGTCAGTTCGGCTTCATCGGGGTATCTGACCCCTCCGTGAACTTGCATGAGTCACTCGGTTTGGCCTGGTATGCGGGCAATAAATACGGTCCCTTCCAGGACCAGCTCACCCGCATTTTCCAGCGCCTCGCAGATGTCTCCGGATCTGAACTGCTTTTCATCGGCGGATCCGGTGGCGGGTTTGCGTCCCTCTACTACGGACATCGCCTCGCAGAGAAGGCATCCGTGCTGGTGTGGAATCCTCAAACTGATGTTCTGCGCTATAACCCGCAGTTCGTGAAAAATTATCTGAGCCGGGCGTTCGATCTTGACCTCCCGCAGCATGGCTGGGAACCGGCGGCGCTGGCGGGCACGCAAGGGGTTGACCTATCCATTGCACAATCCAGACCCCGCAGATTGCTTTATATGCAAAATGCCTCCGACTGGCATGTGCAAAGCCACACTGCGCCGTTCCTCGCCAGCGGATATGAACACTGCGGGCGAGGGGTCTTCGAGTCAGACCCTCATCACGTGGTTCAGATCGCTGATTACGGAGAAGGACACGCAGCCCTTCCCGACACGGTGCTGCTGAGCGCCATAGAGTGCTTCAAAGACACAGCGGTCACAGCCTCGGCAGTCTCAGATCGACTCGTGGCCCGCCGTGGGCAGGGCTGGCATGAGCCCAGTGATCCCTCCCCCGCATTATGCAACCTGCTTGGCCCTGATCGAACCATATGCAGTTTCAGGTCTTAGACTGCGTCGCCTCAAAAATATCCGAACCGATACCCGCGATATCACCGGGCGCGACCTCTATGGCGCGTGCCCTCATAAGTTCGCTACCTCATTGTGAAAGACCGATCGTTGATCATCCTGCTTCCACCCTCTGAAACTAAACGCCGTCCTGCCACCAGCAGTTCACTAGGACAGTCCCCCGATGTCTCCCGGCCCCAGCTCGCTGAGGCCAGAGCCAAAATCAGGGCCGCTGTGAGCAGGACCTTAGAAGACGTTGATGCACCCGAGCGGATCGGCATCCCAGCCACCCGGATCGATCTGTTAGACGCCATGCATTTTCTCGACGATGAGCCCGTGGCGCCTGCGCTGGAGGTGTACACGGGGGTTTTGTATGACGCCCTCGACGTTCCCACGCTCCCGCCCGGTGCTTTGGGAAGCGGGGGACGGGATGGTCATCCAGACGGTCAGCCTGGGGTGAGGGTGCTGATTGCATCGGCTCTGTTTGGAGTGCTCTCTCACGACGATCTGATCCCGGCCTACCGTCTGTCCTGTTCCAGCAAATTGGCTGGAATCGGAACGGTGGGGATCTGGTGGAAAAAACATCTCGCCTCGGAAACGGAGGCACTGCGCGATGAGTTCGTCCTCGATTGCCGTTCAGGTGGCTACCAGGGAATGCCTCCGCTTCGCCACGCTATCGGGGTGCGAGCCGAACGCGATGTGCGGGGTCGTCGCAAGGTCATTAGCCACGCTGCCAAGCGTTACCGCGGGTTGGTCACTCGGATTCTGCTCGCCTCGGGTGCCAGGCCGACGGATCTCGAGGATGTAGCCCAGATCGTCGTCGACGGTATTGATGCGGGTGCGTTTACTGCAACTGGAGCGAGCGCGGATACCCCTCTCGACCTAGCGGTGGAGACCAACGGAGGCGTCCTGACCATCGTGGATCGTAGTTAGCGAGCGGACTAACTTTCTGGCTAGCCCGAACCAGCGCTTTATCCGAATTTCGCACCGGTTTTCTAGCCGAGTTCGGCGCCCGTCCACGGGTCGGTCAACAGCTCGCTGACCTCCACGGGGCAGCTCAACCCGCGCTCAGCCATGAATGCCGCCAGGGATGCCTTGGCACCCGGTAGCCACATCCACTCACTTGCGAAGTGCGGAACGTCGATCAGGGCAGGAACCTTACCCCCACCGCAGCTTTCCAAATGTTCAAGCGCGGGGTGATGCCGCAGGTCAGAAGTAATATAAACGTCGCAACCGGTGTGAGTTGCGGTCTCAAGCAGCGAGTCACCCGCACCGGAACATAGGGCAACCCGTCGGGCAATGCGGTGAGGATCGCCCGTATATTTAGCACCTTGGACCGTGCGTGGCAGCGCTTCGGCGAGCCGGGCTGCCAGAGACTGGACGGACTGTGCAACCCTGAGATCGCCGACGAGTCCGAGGCCCACGAGTCCTGTGTCCTCAGACCGGGGAGGCTGCAGTGGCGAGGTGTTGTGCAGGTCGAGCAGATCGCCGAGCGCGGCATTAGTTCCCTGCGCGCTGCGATCAACATTGGTGTGCCCGCACCACAGGGCGCACTGCGCAGACAGCAACCGCGTAATCACCGCTCCTTTGCCGGTCAGCGGAGTCACCGCGTGAATACCGCGCAGAAGCAACGGGTGATGGGTAATGAGCAGGGTCCCGGGAACACTAGCGGCCTGCTCGGCGACGGCAATCGTCGGGTCAACGGCGAGCAGAACCCTTTGAACCTGCGCGTGCGGATCACCAACCGCCAGTCCCACCTGATCCCAGTCTTCGGCCCAGGCCAAGGGGTGGGTCCCTTCTAAAAACTCGATGACGTCAGCGACCGTTAGCTCGCCTGGGCCGTTCATCACGAAACCTGATTCTGGTCGCGCTCTGACCGTGCTAAAACCGCCTGGGCCTCAACCTGAAGGGCCTCAAAAGCTTTCCACGCGAGCAAGACGCACTTCACCCGGCCGGGAAACTTTGATGCCCCCACCAGCGCGATACCGTCACCGATCATGTCCTCATCTCCCGGATCTTGCCCTCGGGAGGCCATCGCGGTGGCGAAACTGTCGTAAATTTTTTGCGCTTGTTCCAGGGTTTGCCCGATCAGAAGATCACTCATAATCGACGCGGAGGCTCGCGACATAGAGCAGCCCACGGCGTCGTAACTAATATCTTCGATGATGG
Coding sequences within it:
- a CDS encoding YaaA family protein, producing MKDRSLIILLPPSETKRRPATSSSLGQSPDVSRPQLAEARAKIRAAVSRTLEDVDAPERIGIPATRIDLLDAMHFLDDEPVAPALEVYTGVLYDALDVPTLPPGALGSGGRDGHPDGQPGVRVLIASALFGVLSHDDLIPAYRLSCSSKLAGIGTVGIWWKKHLASETEALRDEFVLDCRSGGYQGMPPLRHAIGVRAERDVRGRRKVISHAAKRYRGLVTRILLASGARPTDLEDVAQIVVDGIDAGAFTATGASADTPLDLAVETNGGVLTIVDRS
- the sufU gene encoding Fe-S cluster assembly sulfur transfer protein SufU: MSANLNSLYSSIVFEHDRRPQNAGLREPYESEVHHVNPTCGDELTMRLHLSGEGPQAIIEDISYDAVGCSMSRASASIMSDLLIGQTLEQAQKIYDSFATAMASRGQDPGDEDMIGDGIALVGASKFPGRVKCVLLAWKAFEALQVEAQAVLARSERDQNQVS
- a CDS encoding Nif3-like dinuclear metal center hexameric protein, which produces MNGPGELTVADVIEFLEGTHPLAWAEDWDQVGLAVGDPHAQVQRVLLAVDPTIAVAEQAASVPGTLLITHHPLLLRGIHAVTPLTGKGAVITRLLSAQCALWCGHTNVDRSAQGTNAALGDLLDLHNTSPLQPPRSEDTGLVGLGLVGDLRVAQSVQSLAARLAEALPRTVQGAKYTGDPHRIARRVALCSGAGDSLLETATHTGCDVYITSDLRHHPALEHLESCGGGKVPALIDVPHFASEWMWLPGAKASLAAFMAERGLSCPVEVSELLTDPWTGAELG